From Terriglobia bacterium, one genomic window encodes:
- a CDS encoding sugar phosphate isomerase/epimerase family protein: MELTRRAFLMAAGAAGIALPALASVEGIKIGVCAPTSELDQVVSYGFDYIEPAAASVSEMSEDSFQAFKAKVMASPIRCESFISFIRRKDLRVVGDDVNWNALQGYLDLTLARCRELGGSIVVWGSAGSRNVPPGYSREKAWGQIKDFLVRAGDIARRHQMIIAIEPLRHQESNIINTGAEALRLVHEVNHPNIKMIIDYYHLRVEKESPDILLKARKEIVHFHFANPNGRLWPKSPAEDPEYGEFFKLVKQIGFHGGISIEGRGSLAQDATASLAFFRQEIMAA; this comes from the coding sequence GTGGAGCTTACACGCCGGGCATTTCTGATGGCGGCTGGCGCCGCTGGAATTGCTTTGCCAGCGCTGGCCAGTGTGGAAGGCATCAAGATAGGTGTTTGCGCGCCGACCTCGGAACTGGACCAGGTGGTCAGCTACGGGTTCGATTACATCGAGCCTGCGGCTGCTTCTGTCTCAGAGATGAGCGAGGACAGTTTTCAGGCCTTTAAGGCGAAGGTGATGGCTTCACCCATTCGATGCGAGTCTTTCATCAGCTTTATCCGGCGGAAGGACTTGCGCGTGGTGGGCGACGATGTGAACTGGAACGCGCTGCAGGGCTATCTGGACCTTACGCTGGCCCGATGCCGCGAACTTGGCGGATCGATTGTAGTCTGGGGCAGTGCTGGTTCAAGAAACGTGCCGCCCGGTTATTCACGCGAAAAGGCCTGGGGCCAGATCAAGGATTTCCTGGTTCGGGCAGGGGATATTGCGCGCCGCCACCAGATGATTATCGCCATCGAGCCCTTGCGCCACCAGGAAAGCAACATTATTAATACCGGAGCAGAAGCCCTGCGGCTGGTCCACGAGGTTAACCATCCCAATATCAAGATGATCATCGATTACTACCACCTGCGCGTGGAGAAGGAAAGCCCGGACATCCTTCTAAAGGCCAGAAAAGAAATCGTACACTTCCATTTTGCCAATCCCAATGGGCGGCTGTGGCCCAAAAGTCCGGCGGAAGACCCCGAATACGGCGAGTTCTTCAAGCTGGTGAAACAGATTGGCTTCCACGGCGGAATTTCCATCGAAGGACGGGGATCGCTGGCGCAGGATGCCACCGCCAGCCTGGCTTTTTTCCGGCAGGAAATCATGGCCGCATGA
- a CDS encoding chloride channel protein — MTDSAAADHNAAAGPRAYDLFHRYWQRLRARRAKLRVPRLFLHEEGLFLLLAVIIGLFSGLAVVCFQISIDWSRIELLGSSLAPGPVRVILVPALAGLAVAALVIFVFPRVRGSGVNQTKAAVYVYDGYIPFSTVLGKFVTCSLAIGSGQSLGPEDPSLQIGAGIASALGRRFHLSREKVRLIAPVGAAAGLAAAFNAPISAVLFVIEEVIGRWSSGVLGAIVLAAVSSVTVLHLFLGEEPLFRVPPFHMEHPSELFSYAILGVIGGFASLVFVRLVSFLRVRSKALPRWTHYVQPAAAGLLIGVMGIWMPQVMGAGYDIIDLALHDQFTWKLLALLAVFKILATSFSFSSGTPGGMFAPTLFVGAMIGGAVGGVEHLFFPHMGGSVGGFALVGMGVLFAGFLRVPMTSVFMVVELSGNYSIILPVMVSNTIAYLISLRYQRVPLFDLLSRQDGTDLPSMEEQRERSMLRVEDAMRPPAEIVLRAEDTVADAARRVSAAAPDFFLVSHRNGDWTSVTKEDLRRLVKEEKGALPLARALSSPLLPWLHPDQPLDAALRQIGEWPILPVIHRADFNNLQGIISIADILAAYGAANDEEEHSRMNGESPVPETAFSPEGNRP, encoded by the coding sequence GTGACCGACTCCGCAGCCGCCGATCATAACGCCGCCGCTGGGCCCCGCGCCTACGATCTCTTCCATCGATACTGGCAGCGGTTGCGTGCCCGGCGCGCAAAGCTGCGGGTGCCACGCCTCTTCCTGCATGAAGAAGGTCTCTTTCTTCTTCTGGCCGTTATCATCGGCCTGTTCTCCGGTCTCGCTGTCGTATGCTTTCAGATTTCCATCGACTGGAGCCGAATCGAGCTTCTCGGATCCAGCCTGGCGCCCGGCCCGGTCCGGGTCATTCTGGTCCCGGCATTAGCGGGGCTGGCTGTTGCCGCCCTGGTCATCTTTGTCTTCCCGCGTGTCCGAGGCAGCGGCGTCAATCAAACCAAGGCGGCCGTCTATGTCTATGACGGCTACATTCCTTTCAGTACGGTGCTCGGCAAGTTCGTGACCTGTTCTCTGGCCATCGGGAGCGGCCAATCGCTGGGGCCCGAAGACCCATCGCTCCAAATCGGGGCTGGGATCGCTTCGGCGCTGGGAAGGCGCTTTCATCTCTCGCGGGAAAAGGTCCGGCTGATTGCGCCCGTCGGCGCCGCCGCAGGGCTGGCGGCCGCCTTCAACGCGCCCATCTCAGCGGTGCTGTTTGTTATCGAGGAAGTCATCGGGAGGTGGAGTTCGGGCGTGCTGGGCGCGATCGTCCTTGCGGCGGTGTCCAGTGTGACGGTGCTCCACCTGTTTCTGGGTGAAGAGCCCTTGTTTCGAGTTCCACCCTTCCACATGGAACATCCCAGCGAGTTGTTCTCCTACGCTATTCTGGGCGTAATTGGCGGGTTCGCTTCTCTGGTGTTCGTCCGGCTGGTGTCTTTTCTCCGGGTCCGCTCAAAAGCTCTGCCCAGGTGGACACATTACGTCCAGCCGGCAGCGGCGGGGCTGCTGATTGGAGTAATGGGAATCTGGATGCCCCAGGTCATGGGGGCAGGTTACGACATCATCGACCTGGCCCTGCACGACCAGTTCACCTGGAAGCTGTTGGCGCTGCTGGCGGTATTCAAAATCCTGGCCACAAGCTTTTCATTTTCAAGCGGCACGCCCGGCGGCATGTTCGCGCCAACTCTGTTTGTGGGCGCCATGATCGGCGGTGCGGTGGGCGGAGTTGAGCACCTTTTCTTTCCACACATGGGAGGGAGTGTTGGCGGCTTCGCACTGGTGGGAATGGGAGTGCTTTTTGCCGGCTTCCTGCGAGTTCCCATGACCTCTGTGTTCATGGTGGTGGAGTTGAGCGGGAACTACTCCATCATTCTGCCCGTCATGGTTTCGAACACCATCGCCTATCTGATCTCGCTCCGCTACCAGCGGGTTCCTCTGTTCGATCTTCTGTCCCGCCAGGACGGCACCGACCTGCCCTCCATGGAAGAGCAGCGCGAGCGCTCAATGTTGCGGGTCGAGGATGCCATGCGCCCGCCTGCGGAAATCGTCCTGCGCGCTGAGGACACCGTGGCCGATGCGGCAAGGCGCGTGAGCGCCGCGGCGCCGGACTTCTTCCTGGTGAGCCACAGGAACGGCGACTGGACGAGCGTGACGAAGGAAGACCTGCGCCGCCTGGTTAAGGAGGAAAAAGGCGCCTTGCCTCTTGCAAGGGCTTTGTCCAGCCCCTTGCTACCCTGGCTCCATCCGGACCAGCCACTCGACGCCGCCCTGCGGCAGATCGGCGAGTGGCCGATTCTGCCCGTCATCCACCGGGCGGACTTTAACAACCTACAGGGGATTATCTCTATCGCCGATATCCTGGCTGCCTACGGGGCCGCGAACGATGAGGAGGAACATTCCAGGATGAATGGTGAATCGCCCGTCCCTGAAACTGCCTTTAGCCCTGAAGGCAATCGGCCGTAG
- a CDS encoding CBS domain-containing protein, giving the protein MDLLTIAHVPPAKIEAGQSVLEAVRIMAREGVGAVAVIEKGEKGELCGVFTERDVMLRVVLQKLNPEHTKIRDVMTAPVATIPEDLTAEEAFNQMVDRHMRHLAIVSEDGDLLGMLSIRNLLEHLVDELRRELNSLDQYISNDGPGG; this is encoded by the coding sequence ATGGATCTTCTAACGATTGCTCACGTTCCTCCCGCGAAGATTGAGGCGGGGCAGAGCGTCCTTGAGGCTGTCCGGATTATGGCAAGAGAAGGGGTTGGGGCCGTTGCGGTGATCGAGAAGGGCGAGAAGGGCGAGCTCTGCGGAGTCTTTACTGAGCGCGATGTTATGCTGCGCGTCGTACTGCAGAAGCTCAACCCGGAACACACAAAGATCCGCGATGTGATGACAGCCCCTGTTGCGACCATCCCTGAAGACCTGACTGCGGAAGAAGCTTTCAATCAGATGGTTGACCGCCACATGCGCCATCTGGCGATTGTTTCAGAGGACGGTGATCTCCTCGGGATGCTATCCATCCGCAATCTGCTTGAACACCTTGTGGACGAGCTTCGGCGCGAACTCAATTCCCTCGATCAGTACATCTCAAATGATGGGCCGGGCGGATGA
- a CDS encoding PAS domain-containing protein has product MAVRRIASQPVWPAHPLGFSGGAERNLRDLSHISLLVFAGAAVAAGVVAGVSWSSEFGAGVSWTFMLAAIVFPLLCGMLLREVWRVRKLEGQVKRQQAAIGFVGSALTSGDNTPAGLLIVSSDLRVRFANQRYLDSMLQGPEEVLGWKMQDTLPVEGLEDQAHALVRGPGPAASCRFAAVVRTGLWGERPVHITMTRIAPRLGEDRILVVIEDLLPGCSPRAGQPVGGYAC; this is encoded by the coding sequence ATGGCTGTACGTCGAATTGCTTCGCAGCCCGTGTGGCCGGCACATCCCCTGGGTTTTTCCGGCGGGGCAGAGCGAAACCTTCGGGACCTTTCCCACATATCGCTACTCGTCTTTGCAGGAGCGGCGGTTGCGGCAGGCGTGGTGGCCGGGGTTTCGTGGTCCTCGGAATTCGGGGCGGGGGTCTCCTGGACATTCATGCTTGCGGCCATCGTGTTTCCACTGCTGTGCGGAATGCTGTTGAGAGAAGTCTGGCGGGTGAGAAAGCTCGAAGGCCAGGTTAAGAGGCAGCAGGCTGCGATTGGATTTGTGGGAAGCGCCCTGACCTCCGGAGACAACACACCTGCTGGATTGCTCATTGTTTCCTCTGATCTGCGGGTCCGGTTCGCCAATCAGAGATACCTGGACAGCATGCTTCAGGGGCCGGAGGAGGTCCTTGGATGGAAGATGCAGGACACGCTTCCAGTCGAGGGTCTGGAAGATCAGGCCCACGCTTTGGTGCGTGGTCCTGGCCCGGCGGCAAGCTGTCGCTTTGCCGCCGTCGTCCGCACAGGCCTGTGGGGCGAGCGTCCTGTGCACATCACCATGACGCGGATTGCTCCGCGGCTGGGAGAGGACCGAATCCTGGTGGTCATCGAAGATTTGCTTCCGGGTTGTTCTCCCCGGGCGGGCCAGCCTGTCGGAGGCTATGCATGTTGA